In one Candidatus Polarisedimenticolia bacterium genomic region, the following are encoded:
- a CDS encoding MCE family protein yields MLRSREASVGLVIFTAGLILMLGILAVGKESRLFARKVEYWTSFPNVSGLAEGSPVKLVGVQVGTVSEVAFPSSLNDREIRVSLQVDRAYAGRIREGTQAQLKSLSYVSQERYIELTPGDSD; encoded by the coding sequence ATGCTTAGGTCGCGCGAGGCGAGCGTGGGGCTGGTGATCTTCACGGCCGGCCTCATCCTGATGCTGGGGATTCTCGCGGTAGGCAAAGAATCGCGGCTGTTCGCCCGCAAGGTCGAGTACTGGACTTCTTTCCCGAACGTCTCGGGGCTGGCCGAAGGGTCGCCGGTCAAGCTGGTCGGAGTGCAGGTGGGCACGGTGAGCGAGGTTGCCTTTCCGTCCAGCCTCAACGACCGCGAGATCCGCGTGAGTCTTCAGGTCGATCGGGCCTACGCGGGGAGAATCCGCGAGGGGACCCAGGCGCAGCTCAAGTCGCTCTCCTACGTCTCGCAGGAGCGCTACATCGAGCTCACTCCGGGAGACTCCGATC